One stretch of Pirellulales bacterium DNA includes these proteins:
- a CDS encoding DUF1570 domain-containing protein, with product MTPFATKTKRYQPKSAGIGGCLARRLAFWVVLCVGQFAGTSGHSADVVTPPRAAPLQTGPHAAPAEGAKSTTGEMLPHFTIEPAPYDWRESHKWPLEQLRLKDGRVLAGVFQAESTERVDFLEVRRLPGQPTYLVRRRLPAESMAELTRLPPADRNALLEKIEKFRNRSLEELRNMRGLALVKHDHPSGHEWSYTLGPWFELHSQTDEELTRRAIVRIEQMFQAFAEILPPRRTPQQRLKIHLFGTLGQYQEFQAAYGIQLKNPAFFIPEKQLLAAGSELTELVRELNTIKAQHAKIQEQIQAHNASLKQRLREQAAEYQRIGYAKEEIAKLIGLQRSQWQKELNQLKGELKQAEAANTQVFEKATGEMFARLYHEAFHAYLANFVYPAENNQVPRWLNEGLAQVFERGIVEVGTLRLDLPEEAQRSALQRDLLQESRLPLEEVLGAEETHFLVRHGQSTDRLSERYYLYAWGLAYYLVIHEPVLESRQLDNYVAASSQSLSPRARFEALVGMPLEQFEVRWRAFMQADHP from the coding sequence ATGACACCATTTGCCACAAAAACCAAGCGATATCAGCCTAAATCCGCTGGGATTGGCGGTTGTCTGGCAAGGCGATTGGCGTTTTGGGTGGTGTTATGTGTGGGGCAGTTCGCAGGCACTTCTGGCCACTCGGCGGATGTTGTTACCCCGCCGCGCGCGGCTCCTCTGCAAACCGGCCCGCATGCCGCACCCGCCGAAGGGGCGAAATCTACCACCGGGGAAATGCTCCCTCATTTTACGATCGAGCCAGCTCCTTATGATTGGCGCGAATCCCATAAATGGCCGCTCGAACAGTTGCGACTCAAAGATGGGCGGGTATTGGCAGGTGTTTTTCAGGCGGAAAGCACGGAACGGGTGGATTTTTTAGAGGTACGGCGTCTTCCAGGCCAGCCGACCTATCTAGTGCGACGCCGTCTGCCGGCGGAGTCCATGGCCGAACTTACGCGCTTGCCCCCCGCAGACCGCAATGCCCTTTTGGAAAAGATCGAAAAATTTCGCAATCGCAGCCTCGAAGAATTGCGAAACATGCGGGGGTTGGCCCTTGTAAAGCATGACCATCCCAGCGGCCATGAATGGTCGTATACCCTAGGTCCGTGGTTTGAATTGCACAGCCAGACGGATGAAGAGTTGACCCGCCGGGCGATTGTCCGCATCGAACAAATGTTTCAGGCCTTTGCTGAAATTCTACCTCCCCGCCGCACCCCCCAGCAAAGGCTAAAAATCCATCTTTTTGGCACCTTGGGCCAATATCAAGAGTTTCAGGCGGCGTATGGCATTCAGTTAAAGAATCCCGCGTTTTTTATACCCGAAAAGCAGCTTTTAGCGGCTGGCAGCGAATTGACCGAATTGGTCAGGGAATTAAACACGATCAAAGCCCAACATGCCAAAATTCAAGAGCAAATCCAGGCACACAACGCCAGCTTGAAGCAGCGACTGCGCGAACAAGCGGCGGAATATCAGCGAATTGGCTATGCCAAGGAAGAAATCGCCAAACTGATCGGGCTGCAACGTAGCCAGTGGCAAAAAGAGTTAAACCAGCTAAAGGGGGAGTTGAAACAAGCGGAAGCGGCCAATACGCAGGTCTTTGAGAAAGCGACGGGAGAGATGTTTGCCCGGCTGTACCATGAGGCGTTTCATGCCTACCTCGCCAATTTTGTCTATCCCGCCGAAAATAATCAGGTCCCCCGATGGTTAAACGAGGGCTTGGCCCAGGTTTTTGAACGCGGAATCGTGGAAGTGGGGACCCTGCGGCTGGATTTGCCCGAGGAAGCCCAACGGTCTGCCCTGCAACGAGATTTGTTACAAGAGAGCCGTTTGCCACTGGAAGAAGTCCTGGGTGCGGAAGAAACGCATTTTTTAGTGAGGCATGGCCAGTCCACGGATCGGCTTTCCGAGCGATATTATCTGTATGCCTGGGGTTTGGCCTACTATTTGGTCATTCACGAACCAGTCTTAGAAAGCCGCCAACTGGATAACTATGTGGCCGCAAGCTCGCAATCGTTATCACCCCGGGCGCGGTTTGAGGCACTTGTCGGCATGCCCCTCGAACAATTTGAAGTTCGCTGGAGAGCCTTTATGCAGGCGGATCATCCCTAA
- a CDS encoding glutaredoxin family protein encodes MATLPADQMQVALYTRRGCHLCDQALDLLQRRGLTVQLIDISQSEELTNQYGLQIPVVEIDGRVRFRGHVQPLLLQRLINHAAACVPNKT; translated from the coding sequence ATGGCGACTCTTCCCGCAGACCAGATGCAGGTCGCGCTCTACACGCGCCGGGGATGCCACCTGTGCGACCAGGCCTTGGATCTATTGCAACGCCGTGGATTAACGGTCCAGTTAATCGATATTTCCCAGTCCGAGGAACTCACCAACCAGTATGGCCTGCAGATTCCCGTGGTGGAAATTGACGGCAGAGTCCGGTTTCGTGGTCATGTGCAGCCCCTCTTGCTCCAAAGACTTATCAACCATGCAGCAGCTTGCGTACCAAATAAAACTTGA